Sequence from the Candidatus Paceibacterota bacterium genome:
AACTTTTGCCACAAATCCTTGTTTAAAACTTCTTTTTTTTCCTTGGTTTGCCAATTATTTCTCTGCCACCCTGAGACCCAGCGCGTGATGCCGTTGATCAGATATGAGGAGTCTGTATATATAGTATAAAGGCTCTCTTTAGCTGAGGTTTTATCAAAATAATCTTCAAAATGTTTTAAAGCTGCCAGGGCGGCGTTCATTTCCATTCTATTATTGGTGGCCATGGCCTCAGATCCACCAAGCTCGTCTACCTGTATTCGTCCTGCCGAATCCGCATAGACCACCACTGCTCCAAAACCCCCTGGCCCTGGATTGCCACGGGATGAACCGTCCGTAAAAATCATCACATTATTTTTAGTCATTTTATTAAAATTCTTTAGGCTATTATACCAGACTGGCCAACGGATTATACTGACTTTACGTCAACGATCCGCAGCCTCAGCTCAGGAAAACCTCGAAACATAGACTTCTCCATGGTCACAAAAAGGTCCACTTTGGCCCCAGCGCGCAGAGCTTTGTTTTCAAAATTATCTTCGGTCATAAAAAAACCAATGGCTGAAAGTTTTTTACCCGCGATATTTTTGGTTATCAACTCAAGATGATTTTTTTCCTTGCCAAAAAGTTTTACTGCATCGAGGATCACATCCCGAATGCGGAAAATAGGTTTGGGATTGGCCATGCCAAAAGGCGCCATTTTTTCAACCAACGTATACGTCTGCCAAGTAACATCCTCGAGAGAAATTTCGGCGTCCTCTTGTGGCGTATCCTCTGCCTGTCCTTGATCTGTTTGCCCCTCTACAAGATTTTTCAAGTCATTTTTGGTAGAAAGACTGGCCAGCGCCTTTTCCAGCTCGGTCTGAAAATAATGAATCTGCTCAGGTTCCACACTGAATCCCCCAGCCCCAGCATGTCCGCCAAAATCCTTGAAAACTTTTTTATCCGTAGCGTTCATGACATCCACTAGACTGATTTTACCATTGGATCGACATGACCCTTTGATAGTACCTGTCATCTCGTCTCCATCTCTGCCCCACAAAAAAACCGGACGATCATATTCTTCGACGAGCTTGCCTGCCACCAGACCAAGCAGGGCCGGACTCCAATTGGGATTGCCAGCCACAATGACTGAAACCTCCGCTGAAAGCTTTTCGAATCTTTCTGCCAAAATCTTGCGAATTTCTTTAACCAACGAAGCCACTTTTCCTTTTCGTTCATTATTTATATGATCTAAATGCTCCGCCAAGGCTCCAGCCTGACTGACGTCTTCGGTTGAAAGCAGCTTAAAGGCATCCATCGGCACACCCATACGCGAGGCCGCGTTGATCCTGGGAGAAATCATAAAACCAATGTCATCTTCCGAAAGGTATCTCTGATCTATTTTCAATTTTCTCAAAAGAGCGGCGAGTCCGGCTCTGGGAGATTTGCGTAAAACTTTCAAGCCATAATGGGCAAAAATGCGATTTTCCCCAAGCAAAGGCACCATGTCCGAAAAGGTGGCAATGCCTACCATGTCGAGCAACCATTTTTCCCAGCCATCAACAATCTCTATATCCCGAGCGGCAAGCAGATTTCGCAATGGCTTATGCGTAACAAGAGCTTGCACTACTTTAAAAATCACTCCGGATCCGCAAAGCATTTTTTCAGGATACTCACAGTCTGATTGTTTTGGATTGATGATGGCATAGGCGGGAGGCAAAACATCTGGAGCAATATGGTGATCCGTAATAATCACATCCATGCCGAGCTTCTGGGCGAGAGCAACTTCCTCCACATCGGTGATTCCACAATCAATCGTAATCATTAGTTTCACCCCATCTCGCGCAAAACCTTCGACAGCTTCCCGATTGAGACCAAAACCTTCGTCGTGGCGCTGAGGAATATAGACGCGGACACCACCAATATCATTTTTCCCATTTTCGGATTTTCCTCCCAGCCCAATTTTTTTAAAAAAATCATAAAGCACCACTGCGCCCGGCACTCCGTCGTGGTCATAATCACTAAAAATTAAAATCTGTTCTGGGCGAAGAACGCCCTCAAAGCATTGGCGGATGGCTTGAGTGATCCTCTCTACCCCTTTTCGCATATCTTTCAGCAAGTAGGGATCATGCCCCTTGGCATAGTCTATGGAAAAAAAATCTTGAGCGGCTTGCGTGGTTTTGATACCCCTCCTAGAAAGCAACTGCCTCAAAAGCTCTGGGTATTCAGACAACTGAGATTGGGATTCGAACATTTGGGTATTTTAGCACAATCAGCAAAAGTTTATTTTTTAGGTATAATAAACCCATGCTAAAAAATATCCCTTATATTACCGACCCAGATTGCCTTTTTTGTAAAATCATTGAGGGCTCAATTTCATCATATAAAGTCTACGAAGATGCTGACACTTATGCTTTTCTGGATATCAATCCAAACAATCACGGCCACACCCTAGTAGTGCCAAAAGATCATTTTGAAAATATTTATGGCACCCCAGATGAAACTCTCTGTCGTACCATGATCACAGCCCGGAAAGTCGCCATCGCAGTCAAAAACGCCCTAAATGCAGACGGGGTAAACATTAACATCAACAACGAAACGGCGGCTGGCCAAATAATTTTTCATACTCACATTCATATTATTCCTCGTTTCAATAATGACGGTTTCAAACACTGGGCCCAAAAAAGCTACCTCCCTGGCGAAGCCGAAAGCGTCTTAGAAAAGATAAAAGAAAAACTTAAATAAAATTAAGAGCCCTTTCGGGAGCACGGATAAATCCTTGCTAGGATTTTCCTCGTGCTCGCTCCGTCGAGCCTCGCAAGTCTCCCTCAAGGGTTCTTAATTTTATTTAAGTTTTTCTTTTATTTTAGCGCTTCAATTCCGACTAACGTCTCATCCAAAAGATATTGCAACATCGCACCGCCGCCAGTAGAAATAAAACTAATTTTTGACTCAGCTTTTTCCCCGAGAGAGCTAATAGCGGCCAGAGTATCTCCCCCGCCCACCACCGCTTCTAAAGAGCCGTCCGCATCTGAAATAATTTTAGCCAGCTCAATAGTCGGCTCCGTAAAACCAAGCTCATAATTTCCGAGTGGACCATTCCACAAAACACATTTTGATTCACCAATCATGGTCTGCAGCATAGACATGGTTTCGGGACCTGCATCCATAATGACGTCTGCGTCACCCACTTGGTCTGATTTCTTGGCTGAAACAGCCTGAGTATTTTTATCCTGCACGATGACATCTGTCGGGACCAAAAGCCTGGTGTCCGCTACTATATCTGTGACCGAAAAATCTCCACCTGAGACAAGCGATGCTCCGACATTCCATCTGCGCGCCTTAAAAAGATTGTTGGCCAAAGCTCCTCCCACAAAAACATGGTCAGCCAACGTTAAAAACTTTTGAATCAAAGGGAGTTTGGTGTCAAACTTAGCGCCGCCTAAAATAAACAAAAAAGGATGAGGGGGGTGAAATATTTTTTTGAGATGGTTGATCTCGTCAGACAAAAGCAGCCCAGCATAGTGAGGTAAAAATTCGGGTACCCCCACTATCGAAGCATGTGATCGGTGTGAGACAGAAAAAGCATCATTCACGTAGATGTCTGCAAAACCAGCTAGTTTTTTAGAAAATTCTCGATCATTCTTTTTTTCTTCTGGGTATTGGCGGATATTTTCGACGAGAATGATATCTCCGTCCGCCATAGAAGACATTTCGGCTAAACTTTCTTTGCTAAAAATATCTTCAACAAAAGTTAAAGGAAAAATCTTCATTAAATAATCATAGATAGGCCGCAGGGAATCTCCGCCCTTGCCTTCAATGTGACTAATGAGGATAATCTTTGCCTTTTGATTGCGTAAAAACTCAATAGTCGCAAGGCTTTTTTTGATTCGGGTGTCTCCAGTGATTTTACCGTTTTCGATGGGGACATTAAAATCTACCCGCACAAGTACTTTTTTACCGGCAAGGGATTCCAAGGTGGTGATGGATTTTGGGATGAGCATACAGTAAATAAAATTCCTAATAATTTCTTATAAACTAATCACTATTTTTTAAAAGATGACGAAAATTTTCGACTGACAAACTTTCACGGCCCACCAACACTCCGTCAGCCTGGCCTTCGTTGATTATGCTGCTGACGTTTTCAGCTGTGACCGAGCCTCCGTATATGACGGCTACCATTGAAGCTGGAGCGCCGCCCACCAACTCCATTAAATATTTTTTGATAAAAATACTCATCTGGTGCATATCATGAGGAGTAACAACTTGAAAAGCCTGATTGCCGATAGCCCAGAGCGGCTCGTAGGCAATCACAATATTGGCTATGTCTTTGCCGATGACGTTTTGCAAGGCTGCTTTGATTTGATTTTTTATATGAGAAAGATAATCCCCCTGATCATCCCGCGCTGACTCTCCCACACAGACCACCGGTTTCAAACCGTTTTCCAGTGCAATCAAAACTTTTTGATTGACTATAGCATCCGTCTCGCCCATGGCACGGCGCTCTGAATGTCCGACAATCACATACCCTGCCCCGAGGCTTTTTAGCATGGAAGCGGCCACTTCCCCAGTAAATGAGCCACCCTTTTTGGCAGACAAGTCTTGGGCTCCAACAAAAATATGTTTACTATCTTTTGTCCTCGAAAAATAAGCGGCTACACTTGTCAAAAACGGATGGGGTGGGCAAATGACAAGAACCGTTTTCTTGAGCTCACGGGCAAACGAACGAACCCCTACCGCAAGACTTTTGGCTTCCATCAGTGACCCTGGATTTTCCTTCCAATTGGCAATGATGATTTTTTTAGGTTTTGTTGCTATTTTGTTTACCGATTTTTTGCTCCTCGGCTTTATTTTTTTCTTCAAGACTTTTTTAGAGCGCTTTTTCATAGGTTACAGGCATTATATCACAATCAAAACTTCTATTTTGCCCTTCTAATCATCCAAAGGGCAGCCGCCACCAACACCAATACCGCCAAAAGAGTCAAAAACACCATAGGAAAATAGCTTCCGGCGTTTTTGACAAGAGGTTGCCCGTTTTGGGTAGCTAAATCAGTAGTGCTAGCCGTTGCATTTTCTGCTGGATTGAGATTACCCTGAATATTGCCAGAAATGTTGGCGTGGATATATTGAGGAGGGGGTTGAAGTGTATTTTTCATATATTTTTCGAATTTATTTTAATTACTTGTCCAGCTTATTTGCTGATATCCTGAAGACGAAGTTGGAAAACTAGGCGGAGGGTAAAAGAGGAGGTTGCTATCGTAGGTATCTGTAGTGTTTGCGTACCCAGAGACCACGTTATTAAATGAGTCCACCCAAGACCATGTCCACTGACCAAAAGTCATTATAGAACCAAAAACCGTAATGCTATTTTTGACCACATTGTTTTTATAATAATAAAATTGAGCGCTCCCGTTTTGGGCGATCAGAGCCGCGTCAATCTCTAAATTGTTCGGGGCGCCGTAAGTCACTACGATACTGCCTTGGGAAAGAAGCCCCAGCACACTACTGCCGTCTTTAGCTGAATAAAGAATATTGTTTGGAATATAAATAGTCGGAGCCGTCGAAGAATTGTACGGTAGCAAAGCAGCCGCCACCATCACCCGACCGTTGACTGTGCCTTCGACCCATATTTTATCTTCTATATAAATAATGCCGTTGCTAGGGATACTTTTTGTGTACTGCAACGTTCTATTTTTATAATCAAAATTTTCATTATGAGCGTTCCCGTAGACATCCCAGCCTGTTGGTTCAGAAACGAGACTAGTCACTTTATACACGCTTACAGTGCCATTATTATTAAACACCAGCGAGTAGCCTTGGCTATTAGAAGGAGGTAAATAGATGCCCCCATTTTGAGCACTACTCTTTAGGCTGGCCAAGTTGGAAGTCAAAGTCGAAAAATCCACTGCGGGCACAGGAAATTGCCAGAAATTTTTAGTAGCTTGATCGGCACTGCCCCACACCCCATTCTCAGTTGCGGGACAAGGGCTGCCTTGAGAAGAAGGGCAAGTATAGGTAGCCTTGGCCGAACCAATAGGAGAATTGCCTACCCCGTCAAAACGAATACCGCTGTTTGACATCAATTGCCCTCCGACTGTTTCGTTGCTGCCAATCCAAATAATGTCATTGCTCAAAAAAGAATACTGGGCCAGTGAAGGAATTCCGTACTTGGCTGTCACGGTCCTGGTAATCGCGGGATTATCGATGGTAGAACCTGTTGATTGGATGGTGACTACAGTTGAACCGACAGCCGGAGGAGTGATCGTCAAGCTGTATTGGCCTACCACTTTCTGAGTGTCAAAATCAGAGTAACTATGAATATACGGACCGGCAGCATTTGTCCCGTCCGTGTAGTCGCTCGGATAATGAGCAAGATGCCACTGGTAATAATCAATGCCGGCTTCGGCAATTTGCAAAGCTTCTTCTTTGTTTATAGTCGTAGAAGCTACTTTCATTTTTAACACCACCGCGTCCACCACAGGCAGCATCATGATTGAAAAAAGAAAAATAATAACCAAAAGATAGACCAACACATCTCCTCCTTGTCCTCCGCTTTTGGATGTTATTTTTTTAATCATACTTAATTTCCTAAATTAGTCTTAAGGCTCCTAATGGTTGAGCCGGCCTGGACTGAAAAAGTAGTGGTGCCGTTTCTTTGATCTTGGCTGGAAATGACCAAGTTGATTTGGACATATTTAACTTGATTTAAATTTATCGGAGGGACAAGCGGAGAGCTCGTGCCAGCATAGTTTGAATCATAATAATAAAAGACCGGCACGTTGCCATTGGCGAGAGCAGACTGAACCGCCGTAATTTTTTCTGAAGCGGAATTGTAAGTCAAAGGATTGCCAGAGGGTATGATGACTCCTTTATAAAGAGTCGCTCCAGACACATAATAACGCACTCGGTTGACCGCATTTCCGCTGGCTCCATAGCTAGTATATAAAACCAAGGTTGAATTGTCCGCCTGGTTGACTGGGTAAGAGCCATCGTTTCCGGGAGTAGCATCTCTGACTTCGTTAATGAAATTAAATTCCGCCAATCGAGCTTGGTCGATATTATTTAGAGCTAGATTTTTTTGACTAGAGCCGCTGTATATTTCTTTAAACAGAAGCGAGGCTCCTGACATGAGAATAAGAAAAACAAAAATAGTAACGAGGGTTTCTACCAGAGTAAATCCATAGTTTTGATGTTTCTTATGCATATAGCGAATTACTGGCTTAAGGATACCTGTAAAATATTATAACCGCTAATATTTAAGTCGCTGATAGTCTTGGTCTGATACCCTGGCATACTGACCACCAGCTGATAATTGGAGCCAGCAGTCAAACCTGGAAAGAAAACCTGCCCTGGCGTAAAGCAACCTGCGACATAATTAATTCCTACACTGGTGACTACAGGATTTTTGGCTAGATCCGTGGTCGAAAGGAAGGCTTTGTATCGAATATACCGATTGTTGTTGCTTGAAGGGCTAATACTTGTGCCTGGCACCGTATAATATGTGCTGGCCGTGCCATCAGGACCAACAAAGTTCCAAGTAGCGTTGTCGTTGTTTGTGGCAATTTGGAATTTGACAGTGGCAGCGGGATCTTGAGAAGTTGGCTGCCAGTTTAGATTGGTGTAAGTCGTAGTAGTAGCTCCTGTATCAAAAGATGAAGAGATCAGCGAACCAGAATTAACAACCGCTTGACCATTGTTACTGATCAAGCGCATGCCGGTGGGAATATCATTGGTACTAATATTGCCATCATCTTGAGAATACATCGTTGGGTCAACAAAATTCTCTTGACCTGACCCTCCTGTCCACGACTGCTGACTCCAATTGCTCCCTCCTGTCAATTTATTTGTGTCAGTTTGAGGGCTGAGAGTTTGCAAATCAACATTGGCCCCCTCAATAGCATTCCCGGTTGATGCATCTTTGACAATCACCAAAAGGCTATTGGCAGTTTCTGGACCAAGAAGTAAAGCAAAAGTCTGATTTGTATTTGGCAAAATGTTAATTTGTTGGATGGGTGATGAGCCGTAAACCATATAAGTGCTCGTGCTAATCAGGCTTGGAGTATAATTGTCCCACTCTAGGTTTGAAAGCGAAACTTGCCCATTTCCATCCGAGGTATAGGTCTTGTCAAATTTTAGAACATTTGGCGTCCCGATTAATTTTGAACCTTGGACTCTTAGACCCACCCCCGAAAGGGCGCTGCAAGTTTGATCGACAGTATTAATGACAAGATTGCTCAATTGGTCTATCGAAAAACTGACCTGGGTGACTTGACCATTGGCGATGGTCGAATCAGCTTTGATCGGATTGGGATTGCTGCCGCTGACAGGATAGGTCTGATCTGTCGAATAACCATTTTTGGTCACCACGACGTGATAGCTATTGGCTGCGTCTGGAAGACCCACCTCAATCCAGTTTCCGCTGGCATCACTGATACGGCTAAGATTGATGGCCGGGGTGATAGTGGCGTTGCGGATAGAAATACTGGCGCCGGAAATTGGCTGCCCGACCGCGTCAAAGACTTTGATTGAAAATGCTCCCGCATTATTTATATTTTCCAAGCCTTTTGGAACAAAATTGGAAAAAAAACTAGTCGTCACCCCTGTGACAGTATTTTTAACGTACAGTTTGACCTGCTTATAATCATTTGGAGCAGGATCGGTACCCGCCAAAATAGTCCCATCGGCAGGATCATCTATATAATTGACTACATAATAAATTTGGTAGGCGGTCCCATTTACGACCGTGGTGGTAGCGTTGGGCTGGTCATAGAGATTGCCGTGGGGATTTCCATTGATGGTACCTATTTGAGAATAGGGCATATTTCTGACTACCTCCATGTACTGATCCGCCAACCCTGAAATAGTAGTAGTCTCTCGAAAAGTTCTTGTTTCCCGAATGACGGCCGCACTGGTCTGATAAACAGCCAAAGCCAAGAGTACAAAAATAAAGATGCTCACCAAGCTTTCGATGAGGGTAAAACCTTTTTGAAAAGAGGCTATGTGTAATGTATTTTTTTTCATTTTAAAAAAATCTTTAAAAGATTTATTTAATATTATTCATCACGGTATACATCGGTGTGATCATTGAAACGGCAAAAAATCCAACCACCGCTCCAATAATCACCATCAGAAAAGGTTCAATGATAGTGGACATGTCTTTTGTTTTTTGCTCCACCTCATTTTCGTAAAAAACAGCCACATTTCCAAGCATTGAGGCTAGTTTTCCTGTCTCCTCTCCTACACTCATCATTTCTGACACAAAGATTGGGTACAGATTGGTTTTTTCAGAAAAAACTGTCGAGATAGGGTCGCCTTTTTCAACAATTTTTTCGGTCGCTCTGAGAATTTCTTTGTAATATGAATTCTGAAGCACGTCTCCTGTGATCTTGACGGCCAAGACCATATCCACTCCTGAAGTCAAAAGTGAAGCGAGGGTGCGCGTGGTGCGGGCAGCATTAGTTTCCTTGACCAAAGGACCAATGACAGGAGTGTGGAGAAAAATATAATCAAAAACCCTCTGCCCCTGAGGGGTTTTTCCGGCAAAATAAAAAAGAGCGGCAACCCCTAACACAAGCATAAGGGCGAGAATATAATTATTTTTTAAAAAATCGCTCAAAAAGATGATGAACTTTGTCGAGCTAGGTAAATCAGCCCCTACGTCCTTGAAAGTAGCAGTCAGACTAGGCACTACATATACGAGCATCAGAATACCAATCAAAACCATGACTGAGACAATCACCGCAGGGTAAATCATGGCCCCTTTTATTTTTTTCTGAAGGGTATAGTTTTTTTCCATTTGAGAGGCCACTTCGCGAAGGGCTCCGACCACATTCCCCCCTTCCTCCCCAGCCTTGACCATCGAGACAAAAAGCGTGTTAAAGATATTGGGGTAGGCTGCCAAGGCCCCGCTAAAAGTCTTACCTGAGCTGATTGAAGCATTAAGCTCTCCTAAAATTTTCTTCAACTTTGTATTGCTTGACTGTCTCTCCATGACCGAAAGGGCGCGGGACAAGGCTAGCCCGGCCTCAAGCATACCAGCCAAATTGCGGGCAAAAATTATTTTTTCGTGCTGTTTGATGCCTTTAAAAAAATTAAAGGAAAGCTCCAAATGGGCAATCCCCGCCTTCACTTCCTCGACAGACACGAGTGATTCCTCATTTTTTTTCAGCTCGCGAAAAAGGGCTGAGCGATCCGCCGCTTCCTTTACGGCAGTATAGGTCTGACCTTCTTTGGTGACCGCTGTATATTTAAATTTCATTGAAATTTTATTAAAATTTTAACTAAAACATGACCCGTCGGTTTTGTTATTCCGAAATCACCCGCAAAACTTCTTCGATAGTAGTGACTCCTTTGACACATTGATAGATACCATCTTCTATCATAGTAAGCATGCCTTCACTCCGCGCCTGTTTTTCAATCTCATCTGAGCTAGCCCCGCGAATGATCAACTCCTTGATCGCTGAGCTCACTTTCAACACTTCGTGAATACCTACGCGGCCTCCATAGCCGTCTTCCGAATCCGCGCTCGGACGAGGTTTGTAAAAAGGAATCTCTTTCCACTCTGCATTAGCAGCCACAATGTTTTCTTCTTTCAAAACCTTGAGAACTTTATCCATATCAATCTTCTTACTAACCTGAGCAAGCTCATCTTTTGATAAAAGATATTTGTCTTTTGCGTTAGTCAATCTACGAATCAAACGCTGAGCCACAATGACATTGAGAGTCGACACGAGCAAGAAGGGCTCACATTTCATATCTATCAGACGAGGAATGGCACCGGCTGCAGAGTTGGTGTGCAGTGTCGAAAGCACGAGGTGGCCAGTCAAAGCTGCATTGATGGCGAGTGAAGCCGTCTCATTGTCACGGATTTCCCCCACCATGATGATATCTGGATCCTGGCGAACAAGTGAGCGCAGACCTGAAGAAAATGTAAAACCGATTTCGGGTTTGACCTGAGTCTGGTTGACCCGTTTCATTTGATATTCCACAGGATCTTCGATGGTCGAAATATTCACATCTGGAGTGTTCAAAATGTCCAGCATGGTGTAGAGAGTGGTGGTTTTTCCGGAGCCGG
This genomic interval carries:
- the recJ gene encoding single-stranded-DNA-specific exonuclease RecJ — protein: MFESQSQLSEYPELLRQLLSRRGIKTTQAAQDFFSIDYAKGHDPYLLKDMRKGVERITQAIRQCFEGVLRPEQILIFSDYDHDGVPGAVVLYDFFKKIGLGGKSENGKNDIGGVRVYIPQRHDEGFGLNREAVEGFARDGVKLMITIDCGITDVEEVALAQKLGMDVIITDHHIAPDVLPPAYAIINPKQSDCEYPEKMLCGSGVIFKVVQALVTHKPLRNLLAARDIEIVDGWEKWLLDMVGIATFSDMVPLLGENRIFAHYGLKVLRKSPRAGLAALLRKLKIDQRYLSEDDIGFMISPRINAASRMGVPMDAFKLLSTEDVSQAGALAEHLDHINNERKGKVASLVKEIRKILAERFEKLSAEVSVIVAGNPNWSPALLGLVAGKLVEEYDRPVFLWGRDGDEMTGTIKGSCRSNGKISLVDVMNATDKKVFKDFGGHAGAGGFSVEPEQIHYFQTELEKALASLSTKNDLKNLVEGQTDQGQAEDTPQEDAEISLEDVTWQTYTLVEKMAPFGMANPKPIFRIRDVILDAVKLFGKEKNHLELITKNIAGKKLSAIGFFMTEDNFENKALRAGAKVDLFVTMEKSMFRGFPELRLRIVDVKSV
- a CDS encoding HIT domain-containing protein, which codes for MLKNIPYITDPDCLFCKIIEGSISSYKVYEDADTYAFLDINPNNHGHTLVVPKDHFENIYGTPDETLCRTMITARKVAIAVKNALNADGVNININNETAAGQIIFHTHIHIIPRFNNDGFKHWAQKSYLPGEAESVLEKIKEKLK
- a CDS encoding phosphoglycerate kinase, whose product is MLIPKSITTLESLAGKKVLVRVDFNVPIENGKITGDTRIKKSLATIEFLRNQKAKIILISHIEGKGGDSLRPIYDYLMKIFPLTFVEDIFSKESLAEMSSMADGDIILVENIRQYPEEKKNDREFSKKLAGFADIYVNDAFSVSHRSHASIVGVPEFLPHYAGLLLSDEINHLKKIFHPPHPFLFILGGAKFDTKLPLIQKFLTLADHVFVGGALANNLFKARRWNVGASLVSGGDFSVTDIVADTRLLVPTDVIVQDKNTQAVSAKKSDQVGDADVIMDAGPETMSMLQTMIGESKCVLWNGPLGNYELGFTEPTIELAKIISDADGSLEAVVGGGDTLAAISSLGEKAESKISFISTGGGAMLQYLLDETLVGIEALK
- the tpiA gene encoding triose-phosphate isomerase gives rise to the protein MKKRSKKVLKKKIKPRSKKSVNKIATKPKKIIIANWKENPGSLMEAKSLAVGVRSFARELKKTVLVICPPHPFLTSVAAYFSRTKDSKHIFVGAQDLSAKKGGSFTGEVAASMLKSLGAGYVIVGHSERRAMGETDAIVNQKVLIALENGLKPVVCVGESARDDQGDYLSHIKNQIKAALQNVIGKDIANIVIAYEPLWAIGNQAFQVVTPHDMHQMSIFIKKYLMELVGGAPASMVAVIYGGSVTAENVSSIINEGQADGVLVGRESLSVENFRHLLKNSD
- a CDS encoding pilus assembly PilX N-terminal domain-containing protein, which gives rise to MIKKITSKSGGQGGDVLVYLLVIIFLFSIMMLPVVDAVVLKMKVASTTINKEEALQIAEAGIDYYQWHLAHYPSDYTDGTNAAGPYIHSYSDFDTQKVVGQYSLTITPPAVGSTVVTIQSTGSTIDNPAITRTVTAKYGIPSLAQYSFLSNDIIWIGSNETVGGQLMSNSGIRFDGVGNSPIGSAKATYTCPSSQGSPCPATENGVWGSADQATKNFWQFPVPAVDFSTLTSNLASLKSSAQNGGIYLPPSNSQGYSLVFNNNGTVSVYKVTSLVSEPTGWDVYGNAHNENFDYKNRTLQYTKSIPSNGIIYIEDKIWVEGTVNGRVMVAAALLPYNSSTAPTIYIPNNILYSAKDGSSVLGLLSQGSIVVTYGAPNNLEIDAALIAQNGSAQFYYYKNNVVKNSITVFGSIMTFGQWTWSWVDSFNNVVSGYANTTDTYDSNLLFYPPPSFPTSSSGYQQISWTSN
- a CDS encoding prepilin-type N-terminal cleavage/methylation domain-containing protein, which gives rise to MHKKHQNYGFTLVETLVTIFVFLILMSGASLLFKEIYSGSSQKNLALNNIDQARLAEFNFINEVRDATPGNDGSYPVNQADNSTLVLYTSYGASGNAVNRVRYYVSGATLYKGVIIPSGNPLTYNSASEKITAVQSALANGNVPVFYYYDSNYAGTSSPLVPPINLNQVKYVQINLVISSQDQRNGTTTFSVQAGSTIRSLKTNLGN
- a CDS encoding prepilin-type N-terminal cleavage/methylation domain-containing protein is translated as MKKNTLHIASFQKGFTLIESLVSIFIFVLLALAVYQTSAAVIRETRTFRETTTISGLADQYMEVVRNMPYSQIGTINGNPHGNLYDQPNATTTVVNGTAYQIYYVVNYIDDPADGTILAGTDPAPNDYKQVKLYVKNTVTGVTTSFFSNFVPKGLENINNAGAFSIKVFDAVGQPISGASISIRNATITPAINLSRISDASGNWIEVGLPDAANSYHVVVTKNGYSTDQTYPVSGSNPNPIKADSTIANGQVTQVSFSIDQLSNLVINTVDQTCSALSGVGLRVQGSKLIGTPNVLKFDKTYTSDGNGQVSLSNLEWDNYTPSLISTSTYMVYGSSPIQQINILPNTNQTFALLLGPETANSLLVIVKDASTGNAIEGANVDLQTLSPQTDTNKLTGGSNWSQQSWTGGSGQENFVDPTMYSQDDGNISTNDIPTGMRLISNNGQAVVNSGSLISSSFDTGATTTTYTNLNWQPTSQDPAATVKFQIATNNDNATWNFVGPDGTASTYYTVPGTSISPSSNNNRYIRYKAFLSTTDLAKNPVVTSVGINYVAGCFTPGQVFFPGLTAGSNYQLVVSMPGYQTKTISDLNISGYNILQVSLSQ
- a CDS encoding type II secretion system F family protein, producing the protein MKFKYTAVTKEGQTYTAVKEAADRSALFRELKKNEESLVSVEEVKAGIAHLELSFNFFKGIKQHEKIIFARNLAGMLEAGLALSRALSVMERQSSNTKLKKILGELNASISSGKTFSGALAAYPNIFNTLFVSMVKAGEEGGNVVGALREVASQMEKNYTLQKKIKGAMIYPAVIVSVMVLIGILMLVYVVPSLTATFKDVGADLPSSTKFIIFLSDFLKNNYILALMLVLGVAALFYFAGKTPQGQRVFDYIFLHTPVIGPLVKETNAARTTRTLASLLTSGVDMVLAVKITGDVLQNSYYKEILRATEKIVEKGDPISTVFSEKTNLYPIFVSEMMSVGEETGKLASMLGNVAVFYENEVEQKTKDMSTIIEPFLMVIIGAVVGFFAVSMITPMYTVMNNIK